The following proteins come from a genomic window of Pseudomonas sp. MAG733B:
- a CDS encoding ATP-binding protein: MSAGDKLFGRLLNRHPSPPAESLKPLSVLSVGLQMHLNAEGQVLHLTGPLRHLLAQQVPTAQAPHLLDFLLPHCSLVVEGSPADWQGQQLDLDFYGLSGQPLHLRGWVQPLADAWLLQLLDIGDLLLERRQSRLREQCQLLAAQIGEHLRVCSLTRLPEVLTEQLQSLAQRFQIPCIALALLDEQEQGWQIHQHYVGFDAPQLWQNGQRLGTGLDSLNGSAPQHLNLMEHPRLQGTFGNSEGFVVPYHDAQGVAAWLLCGCWSVQQRAPDVGMIDWLQFAAALAAPVLERLREHRHHLQLERLESLQALLGTGWWEVFSDSAEVLLAPSLASTLNLGTLRLPVQDWLDQVHPADREELRSRLQTLQDESTPLLLCVRLRPLDNASTPAWYRLQGQALGVGRNRRLVGFMLDISDIKNQEQNAAAAHARLDNLIARSPAVIYVQRYVEGALQPTFFSDSLGPLLGWTLAECTGAALVERVHPEDRDRYFERTRQLLREGSVSSRYRLRDSRGDYHWLLDEAKLLRDDLGLPVEAVGLWLDVTEATLATERVKQSEERYRILVEDSPAMICRYRPDLTLTFGNKPLATYLECTPEQLPGVNLGNWMSQEQREAFTQRLSQLSPEFPVSTAEINLQLPGREHAWWVWSDRGVFDPQGQLLEIQAVGRDNTEVRRSQQQLTQSAKMATLGEMATGLAHEINQPLNVMRMAIVNVLKRLSNGDAQIDYLTDKLNRIDAQVQRAARVVDHMRVFGRRSEIEEHPFNPAQAIEGTLSLLAEGMRGKGVDLRISETGFEVLVRGHVDQLEQVLINLMVNARDALLGKREGNPEFKPWIAVYAERHEQSVQLWVEDNGGGIDHRLLERIFEPFFTTKPVGVGTGLGLSVSYGIVENMGGKLSVRNSTEGARFCIELPVVPQDQITR; this comes from the coding sequence TTGAGTGCCGGGGATAAACTCTTCGGGCGTCTGCTCAACCGTCATCCATCACCGCCTGCGGAATCCCTGAAGCCGCTGAGCGTGCTGAGTGTCGGTTTGCAGATGCATCTGAATGCCGAAGGCCAGGTGCTGCATTTGACGGGGCCGTTGCGGCATCTGCTGGCGCAACAGGTACCCACCGCGCAGGCGCCGCATCTGCTCGACTTCCTGTTGCCACATTGCAGTCTCGTGGTCGAGGGTTCACCGGCTGATTGGCAAGGCCAGCAACTGGACCTGGACTTTTACGGCCTCAGTGGCCAGCCCCTGCATCTGCGCGGCTGGGTCCAGCCGTTGGCCGATGCCTGGTTGTTGCAGTTGCTGGACATCGGCGATCTGCTGCTCGAACGCCGGCAATCGCGCCTGCGCGAGCAATGTCAGTTACTGGCGGCGCAGATCGGCGAGCATTTGCGCGTGTGCAGCCTGACGCGTTTACCCGAGGTGTTGACCGAACAACTGCAAAGCCTCGCCCAGCGCTTCCAGATCCCGTGCATCGCCTTGGCATTGCTCGACGAGCAGGAACAGGGTTGGCAGATTCACCAGCACTACGTCGGTTTCGACGCGCCGCAGCTTTGGCAAAACGGGCAGCGCCTGGGCACCGGCCTCGACAGCCTCAACGGCTCCGCGCCCCAGCACCTCAATCTGATGGAGCACCCGCGCCTGCAAGGCACCTTCGGCAATTCCGAGGGTTTCGTCGTGCCCTATCACGATGCCCAAGGGGTGGCGGCCTGGTTGTTGTGTGGTTGCTGGTCGGTGCAGCAACGAGCGCCCGACGTCGGGATGATCGACTGGCTGCAATTCGCTGCCGCGCTCGCCGCGCCCGTGCTGGAACGCTTGCGCGAACACCGGCATCACCTGCAACTGGAACGCCTCGAGTCGCTGCAAGCCCTGCTCGGCACAGGTTGGTGGGAGGTGTTCAGCGACAGCGCCGAGGTGCTATTGGCGCCCTCACTGGCCAGCACGCTGAACCTCGGGACCCTGCGTTTGCCCGTGCAGGACTGGCTTGATCAGGTGCACCCAGCCGACCGCGAAGAGCTGCGCAGTCGCCTGCAAACCTTGCAGGATGAAAGCACGCCGCTATTGCTGTGCGTGCGCCTGCGTCCCCTCGATAACGCCTCCACGCCCGCCTGGTATCGCTTGCAAGGCCAGGCCTTGGGCGTCGGCAGAAACCGGCGTCTGGTCGGTTTCATGCTCGACATCAGCGACATCAAGAACCAGGAACAAAACGCCGCCGCAGCCCATGCGCGGCTGGACAATCTGATCGCCCGTTCGCCCGCGGTCATTTACGTGCAGCGCTATGTCGAAGGTGCATTGCAACCGACCTTCTTCAGCGACAGCCTGGGGCCGTTGCTCGGCTGGACCCTCGCCGAATGCACCGGCGCCGCGTTGGTCGAACGGGTTCACCCCGAGGACCGCGACCGCTATTTCGAACGCACTCGCCAACTGCTGCGCGAAGGTTCGGTGAGCAGCCGCTATCGGCTGCGCGACAGTCGTGGCGATTACCACTGGTTGCTCGATGAAGCCAAGCTGCTGCGCGATGACCTTGGCCTGCCGGTGGAGGCCGTTGGCCTGTGGCTGGACGTCACCGAAGCGACCCTTGCGACCGAGCGGGTCAAGCAGAGCGAGGAGCGTTACCGGATTCTGGTGGAAGACTCGCCAGCGATGATCTGCCGCTATCGCCCGGACCTGACCCTGACCTTCGGCAACAAGCCGCTGGCGACGTATCTGGAATGCACGCCGGAACAATTGCCGGGGGTGAATCTGGGCAACTGGATGTCCCAGGAACAGCGCGAGGCATTCACCCAGCGCCTGAGTCAGTTGAGCCCCGAGTTTCCGGTGAGTACCGCCGAGATCAACCTGCAACTGCCCGGTAGGGAACATGCGTGGTGGGTCTGGTCGGATCGCGGCGTGTTCGACCCGCAAGGCCAGTTGCTGGAAATTCAAGCCGTGGGCCGCGACAACACCGAAGTGCGGCGCTCGCAACAGCAACTCACGCAAAGCGCGAAAATGGCCACCCTCGGCGAAATGGCCACGGGCCTGGCCCATGAAATCAACCAGCCGCTGAACGTGATGCGCATGGCCATCGTCAATGTGCTCAAGCGCTTGAGCAACGGCGATGCGCAGATTGATTACCTGACCGACAAACTCAACCGTATCGATGCGCAGGTACAGCGCGCCGCGCGCGTGGTCGATCACATGCGCGTGTTCGGCCGTCGCTCGGAAATCGAAGAGCACCCGTTCAACCCGGCCCAGGCCATCGAAGGCACGCTGTCGTTGCTGGCCGAAGGCATGCGCGGCAAAGGCGTGGATTTGCGCATCAGTGAGACGGGTTTTGAGGTGTTGGTGCGCGGCCATGTCGATCAGCTTGAACAAGTGCTGATCAATCTGATGGTCAACGCCCGGGACGCACTACTCGGCAAGCGTGAAGGCAATCCTGAATTCAAACCGTGGATCGCCGTGTACGCCGAGCGCCATGAGCAGTCGGTGCAGCTGTGGGTCGAGGACAACGGCGGCGGTATTGATCACCGTTTGCTGGAGCGGATTTTCGAACCGTTTTTCACCACCAAACCGGTGGGCGTCGGCACGGGTTTGGGGCTGTCGGTGAGTTACGGCATTGTCGAGAACATGGGCGGCAAACTCAGCGTCAGGAACTCGACCGAGGGCGCACGGTTCTGCATTGAATTGCCGGTTGTGCCGCAGGATCAGATCACCAGATAG
- a CDS encoding type II secretion system F family protein: MLKPLLLTLVCLALLGLSVRLLVRGLRQPGTERALERLTQGQPERVVQKTSWVALERAFLRAGLGRPTERLGLWLTLWGLVALLGLVAGGWLGLLVLLLLPPVVLRLYVQWRYQRRLKRMIEQLPPLLDHTVRSLKSGRTLADAVLGAIDAAENPLKHALGRVQRNVQLGVSLPDAASDFAELYDKDELRLFALGLKVNHRYGGNASELLENLIKMIREREQAARQLSAMTGETRVTAVVLALLPITAAGYFLISNPNYLMGMWNDGSGQMMLVSAIGLQVFGCLALWRMLRSL; the protein is encoded by the coding sequence ATGCTCAAACCGTTGCTGCTCACTCTCGTTTGCCTGGCACTGCTCGGTCTGTCGGTGCGCCTGCTCGTTCGCGGGTTGCGCCAACCCGGCACCGAACGCGCACTGGAACGCCTGACTCAAGGGCAACCGGAACGCGTGGTGCAGAAAACCTCGTGGGTGGCACTGGAGCGCGCCTTTTTGCGCGCGGGTCTGGGTCGACCCACGGAACGGCTGGGGTTATGGCTGACACTTTGGGGGTTGGTCGCCTTACTCGGCTTGGTGGCGGGCGGCTGGCTGGGGTTGCTCGTGCTGTTGCTGCTGCCTCCGGTGGTTTTGCGGCTGTATGTGCAGTGGCGATACCAGCGCCGGCTCAAGCGCATGATCGAACAATTGCCACCGCTGCTCGATCACACTGTGCGCAGCCTGAAGTCCGGACGCACCCTGGCCGATGCCGTGCTCGGTGCGATCGACGCCGCCGAAAATCCACTCAAGCACGCGCTAGGTCGAGTGCAGCGCAACGTGCAGTTGGGCGTAAGTCTGCCGGATGCCGCCTCGGACTTCGCCGAACTGTACGACAAAGATGAACTGCGCCTGTTCGCCCTCGGCCTGAAGGTCAACCACCGCTACGGCGGCAACGCCAGCGAGCTGCTGGAAAACCTGATCAAGATGATTCGCGAACGTGAACAAGCCGCTCGCCAGCTGAGCGCCATGACCGGCGAAACCCGGGTCACGGCGGTGGTCCTGGCGCTGCTGCCGATCACCGCCGCCGGCTACTTTCTGATTTCCAATCCGAACTACCTGATGGGCATGTGGAACGACGGCTCCGGACAGATGATGCTGGTGAGCGCGATCGGCTTGCAGGTGTTCGGATGTCTGGCGCTGTGGCGCATGTTGCGCAGCCTATGA
- a CDS encoding prepilin peptidase encodes MQSFVLLIWLALCAAQDARERHIANALTLGGGALALAWLLWSGTTWLGATAEQGGWAALLALAFTLPGYALRRLGAGDVKLMTALGLATDGRYVLGVFIGAGLASVFWWLLAPRVWLLIGQGFRSHVRYLEPGLSKKQPFAPFLLVGFLLTLAWLR; translated from the coding sequence ATGCAAAGCTTTGTCCTACTGATCTGGCTGGCGCTGTGCGCCGCACAGGACGCCCGGGAGCGCCATATCGCCAATGCCCTGACGTTGGGCGGCGGGGCATTGGCCCTGGCCTGGTTGCTGTGGAGCGGCACCACCTGGCTGGGCGCAACCGCCGAACAAGGCGGCTGGGCGGCGCTGCTGGCACTGGCCTTCACCTTGCCCGGTTATGCGTTGCGAAGGCTGGGTGCGGGCGATGTGAAACTGATGACCGCGCTGGGCCTCGCGACCGACGGTCGGTATGTGCTGGGCGTGTTTATCGGCGCCGGATTGGCCAGCGTGTTTTGGTGGCTGCTAGCGCCAAGAGTCTGGCTGCTTATTGGTCAAGGGTTTAGAAGTCATGTCCGTTATCTGGAGCCTGGATTGTCAAAAAAACAACCCTTTGCACCGTTCTTGCTGGTGGGTTTTTTACTGACGTTGGCCTGGCTCCGCTAG
- a CDS encoding TadE/TadG family type IV pilus assembly protein, producing the protein MKTNLPRKQKGAAAIEFALVFVIFFGVFYAIVTYSLPLLLMQSFNQSTAEAVRRSVALDPNTPGYEAALKTVVKDELKRQLAWIPSGLKFNVDTDTSTTLTAGVLKVSINYPTNKLSAVIPFLHLPGIGQVPNLPATLTASSSLQF; encoded by the coding sequence ATGAAAACCAACCTCCCCCGCAAGCAAAAAGGCGCCGCCGCGATTGAATTTGCCTTGGTGTTCGTCATTTTTTTCGGCGTGTTCTATGCCATCGTCACGTACAGCCTGCCGCTGTTGTTGATGCAGTCCTTCAACCAGTCCACCGCTGAAGCCGTGCGCCGCAGCGTGGCGCTGGACCCAAACACACCCGGATACGAAGCCGCGCTGAAAACCGTGGTCAAGGATGAGTTGAAGCGGCAGCTGGCGTGGATTCCCTCCGGGCTGAAATTCAATGTCGACACCGACACCAGCACCACGCTTACCGCCGGTGTGCTGAAGGTCAGCATCAACTACCCCACCAACAAACTCAGCGCGGTGATTCCATTTCTGCACCTGCCGGGCATCGGACAAGTACCGAATTTACCCGCCACGCTCACCGCCAGTTCGAGCCTGCAATTTTGA
- a CDS encoding pilus assembly protein has protein sequence MSQNLSQTFLAITRNSTDLEWLQGALAPLGQVVSAGGGSLDELLALVDVTFASLVFVGLDREHVVAQCALIEGALEAKPMLAIVALGDGMDNQLVLNAMRAGARDFVAYGSRSSEVAGLVRRLGKRLPPVASNTQLGGLTVLYGVQSNADGALLANHMAQVVQKSGQQTLLLDLGLPRGDSLALLGLESSFHFGDALRHVRRLDATLIDSAFTRCEVGLRILAYASNDEPLEHTSAAELYMLLSALRQHFQHIVVNLTGQPDSEALRTFVSHCDKLLWYTDQNVIDCRRNLAVLNLWREKGMKLDHAKLLIDRYLRSVAPDSDALGKSFGMEIIATLAYSPEVRLNAKNQGVTLFELAPREVLTQSLRALGERLAKRSESLAKPKSWFSRLRGVQ, from the coding sequence ATGAGCCAGAACCTGAGTCAGACCTTTCTTGCGATCACGCGCAACAGCACCGATCTGGAGTGGCTGCAAGGCGCCCTCGCCCCGCTGGGCCAAGTGGTCAGCGCCGGTGGTGGCAGCCTCGACGAACTGCTGGCGCTGGTGGACGTGACCTTCGCCAGCCTGGTGTTTGTCGGCCTTGATCGGGAACATGTGGTCGCCCAATGCGCGTTGATCGAAGGTGCGCTGGAAGCCAAGCCGATGCTGGCCATCGTCGCGTTGGGCGACGGCATGGACAACCAACTCGTGCTCAATGCCATGCGTGCCGGGGCGCGGGATTTCGTCGCCTATGGCTCGCGCTCCAGCGAGGTCGCCGGCCTGGTGCGTCGCTTGGGCAAACGCCTGCCGCCCGTAGCGTCGAACACTCAGCTTGGCGGCCTGACCGTGTTGTACGGGGTGCAGAGCAATGCCGATGGCGCGTTGCTCGCCAACCACATGGCGCAAGTGGTGCAGAAGAGCGGCCAGCAAACCCTGCTGCTCGATCTCGGATTGCCACGCGGCGACAGCCTGGCCTTGCTGGGACTTGAGAGTTCGTTTCATTTCGGCGATGCCTTGCGCCATGTGCGCCGCCTCGACGCGACGCTGATCGACAGCGCCTTCACCCGTTGCGAAGTAGGGCTGCGCATCCTCGCCTACGCCAGCAACGACGAGCCGCTGGAACACACCAGCGCCGCCGAGCTGTACATGCTGCTCAGCGCCTTGCGCCAACATTTCCAGCACATCGTGGTGAACCTCACTGGCCAACCGGACAGCGAAGCCTTGCGCACCTTCGTCAGCCACTGCGACAAGCTGCTGTGGTACACCGACCAGAACGTGATCGACTGCCGGCGCAATCTCGCGGTGCTCAACCTGTGGCGCGAAAAAGGCATGAAGCTCGATCACGCCAAACTGTTGATCGATCGCTACCTGCGCAGCGTCGCACCGGACTCCGATGCCCTGGGCAAAAGCTTCGGCATGGAAATCATCGCCACCCTCGCCTACAGCCCGGAGGTGCGCCTGAACGCCAAGAATCAGGGCGTGACCCTGTTCGAACTGGCGCCCCGGGAAGTCCTCACCCAAAGCCTGCGCGCCCTCGGTGAACGCCTGGCCAAACGCTCCGAAAGCCTGGCCAAACCCAAGTCCTGGTTCAGTCGCTTGCGAGGTGTGCAATGA
- a CDS encoding type II secretion system F family protein, with the protein MNLSMLLSSLLFITASLLLLSVVLELRRRARQVVQRLDGKTPSDNRFSQWLHALGASRVGQQSVKLDNETQTLLNALGWRTARKRAMFAAFQVGAPVLALILCLLIQGLFFPNVVNQWIAPAFALGIGYLLPKRLLAAAAHHRQKKLAIEISTFIPLLRILFESGMAVEQSLRVLSNDGKQLLPILTHELRLVLARVDSGLELGEELHKATRLLAVDEFTDTCVILQQLIHQGGGAMKSLLALKLLLDDRRLTRLQEYISKMSAKMSVVMMLFLFPALLIVLAGPGFTALARAFAS; encoded by the coding sequence ATGAACCTGTCCATGTTGCTGAGCTCGTTGCTGTTCATAACGGCCTCGTTGCTGCTGTTGAGTGTCGTGCTGGAGCTGCGCCGACGTGCCCGTCAGGTGGTGCAGCGCCTGGATGGCAAAACCCCGAGCGACAATCGTTTCAGCCAGTGGCTGCATGCGCTGGGCGCCAGCCGGGTCGGCCAGCAATCGGTCAAGCTCGACAACGAAACCCAAACGCTGCTCAACGCCCTCGGCTGGCGCACAGCACGCAAGCGCGCCATGTTCGCGGCGTTCCAGGTGGGCGCACCGGTGCTGGCGCTGATCTTGTGCCTGCTGATCCAGGGTCTGTTTTTCCCCAACGTGGTCAATCAGTGGATCGCCCCGGCATTCGCTCTCGGCATCGGTTATCTGTTGCCCAAACGTCTGTTGGCGGCGGCCGCGCACCATCGGCAGAAAAAACTGGCGATCGAAATCTCCACCTTCATTCCGCTGCTGCGCATCCTGTTTGAATCAGGCATGGCGGTGGAGCAATCGCTGCGCGTTTTGAGCAACGACGGCAAACAACTGCTGCCGATCCTGACCCATGAACTGCGCCTGGTGCTGGCCCGGGTCGACTCCGGCCTGGAACTGGGCGAAGAACTGCACAAAGCCACTCGCCTGCTGGCGGTGGATGAATTCACCGACACCTGCGTGATCCTGCAACAGCTGATCCATCAGGGCGGCGGTGCGATGAAATCCCTGCTGGCGCTCAAACTGTTGCTCGATGACCGGCGCCTGACGCGCCTGCAGGAATACATCTCCAAGATGTCCGCAAAAATGTCCGTCGTGATGATGTTGTTTCTCTTCCCGGCGTTGTTGATCGTACTGGCCGGCCCGGGCTTCACCGCCCTGGCCCGGGCCTTTGCTTCCTAG
- a CDS encoding CpaF family protein, which produces MSAEKLFGASPRAVTGNTDHDGLKLVLHRYIIDAIEESGKNLLEGSRQVLSQFVIDKVAEYIARLHLAISRYEMERLAEEIVDELTGFGPLEVLLRDSSVTEILVNGPHRVFIERDGVLHQSDLRFIDAHHVERVIQRILAPLGRRLDESSPMVDARLPDGSRVNAIIPPIALDGPCLSIRKFRQDMLNSTDLMAMQTIDQAIYEFLQEAVGKRCNILISGGTGTGKTTLLNILSQLINPHERLVTIEDVAELQLGHPHVVRLETRPPNAEGHGEVKASDLIRNALRMRPDRIILGEIRGVEVVDVLTAMNTGHDGSMSTVHANNAQDALLRLETLVGLTGRSIAERTLRQMICAALDVVIQLTRMPDGRRCVSEVVEVIGIREDVYVTNTLFRLDRRTGFGFMREAANPAGDKLRREATLSPNAY; this is translated from the coding sequence ATGAGTGCAGAAAAACTGTTCGGCGCCAGCCCGCGCGCGGTGACCGGCAACACCGATCACGATGGCCTGAAACTGGTGCTGCACCGCTACATCATCGATGCCATCGAAGAGTCCGGCAAAAACCTGCTGGAAGGTTCGCGGCAAGTGCTGTCGCAGTTCGTCATCGACAAAGTCGCCGAGTACATCGCGCGTTTGCACCTGGCGATTTCCCGTTACGAGATGGAGCGACTGGCCGAAGAAATCGTCGACGAGCTCACCGGTTTCGGCCCGCTGGAAGTGCTGCTGCGCGACTCGTCGGTGACCGAGATTCTGGTCAACGGCCCGCACCGGGTGTTCATCGAGCGCGACGGTGTATTGCATCAGAGCGATTTGCGCTTCATCGATGCACACCACGTCGAGCGCGTCATCCAGCGCATTCTGGCGCCGCTGGGTCGGCGGCTTGATGAGTCTTCGCCGATGGTCGATGCGCGCCTGCCGGACGGCAGCCGGGTCAACGCGATCATTCCGCCGATTGCCCTCGACGGCCCGTGCCTGTCGATTCGAAAATTCCGCCAGGACATGCTCAACAGCACCGACCTGATGGCCATGCAAACCATCGATCAGGCGATCTACGAATTCCTCCAAGAAGCCGTGGGCAAGCGCTGCAACATCCTCATCAGCGGCGGCACCGGCACCGGCAAGACCACGCTGCTGAACATTCTCAGCCAGTTGATCAACCCCCACGAACGCTTGGTGACCATCGAAGACGTCGCCGAATTGCAACTTGGCCACCCGCATGTGGTGCGCCTGGAAACCCGTCCGCCGAATGCCGAAGGCCATGGTGAAGTGAAGGCCAGCGACCTGATTCGCAACGCCCTGCGGATGCGTCCGGACCGGATCATCCTCGGCGAGATCCGCGGCGTGGAAGTGGTCGATGTACTCACCGCGATGAACACCGGCCATGACGGTTCCATGAGCACCGTGCACGCCAACAACGCACAGGACGCATTACTGCGCCTGGAAACCCTGGTCGGCCTGACGGGGCGCAGCATCGCCGAACGGACGTTGCGGCAAATGATCTGCGCAGCGCTGGACGTGGTGATCCAGTTGACGCGCATGCCCGATGGTCGCCGTTGCGTCAGCGAAGTGGTCGAGGTGATCGGCATCCGTGAAGACGTGTACGTCACCAATACCCTGTTCCGCCTCGACCGACGTACAGGTTTCGGCTTCATGCGCGAAGCGGCAAACCCCGCCGGCGACAAACTGCGTCGCGAGGCGACGCTCTCCCCCAACGCGTACTGA
- a CDS encoding DUF6124 family protein, with product MIKPTPNPPETDPASPYESTRSKKLHEAADRALDYHLNPDKDSASPRQPSSMFVIVPDINTETLLAHACESLASASIMASDLAGFLDSPHRNALLGIAQIIMLGELAVNRALDNLDPQD from the coding sequence ATGATCAAACCAACCCCAAATCCCCCCGAAACCGACCCCGCTTCCCCCTACGAATCTACCCGCTCAAAAAAGCTCCACGAAGCCGCCGATCGTGCGCTGGATTACCATCTCAATCCCGACAAAGACTCGGCATCCCCGCGCCAGCCCAGCTCGATGTTCGTCATCGTTCCTGACATCAACACCGAAACCCTGTTGGCCCACGCGTGCGAATCGTTGGCGTCGGCGAGCATCATGGCCAGTGACCTCGCGGGGTTTCTGGACAGTCCGCATCGCAATGCGTTGCTGGGTATTGCGCAGATCATCATGCTCGGCGAGCTGGCAGTGAATCGGGCGCTGGATAACCTCGATCCGCAGGATTGA
- a CDS encoding response regulator transcription factor, giving the protein MNKRTSAVKILVVDDQPSVVEELCEFLESNGYRCVPCESGHQAIERFNDDTDIGLVLCDLHMPGLDGIQLVQELQRLSGKHRAFEAIMLTGQADKQDVIKALRAGIADYYQKPIDLEELLEGLQRQEVALHERQKTLQLGHLNQKLQYLSESIDDLYQDLDKVRRTPYSSASTDDGDVSDVDRVEMPAIFNQLSPRQLDVARLVGKGQTNYQIACELGITENTVKLYVSQVLRLTHMHNRTQLALALSPSSSGMRQRVTAH; this is encoded by the coding sequence GTGAACAAGCGTACCTCGGCAGTAAAAATCCTTGTGGTCGATGATCAGCCCTCGGTCGTTGAAGAACTCTGCGAATTTCTTGAGAGCAACGGTTACCGTTGTGTGCCTTGCGAGTCCGGCCATCAAGCCATCGAACGATTCAATGACGACACCGACATCGGTCTGGTGCTCTGTGATTTGCACATGCCTGGCCTGGACGGGATTCAACTGGTTCAGGAGCTTCAGCGGTTGTCCGGCAAACATCGCGCGTTTGAAGCGATCATGTTGACCGGGCAGGCGGACAAGCAGGATGTGATCAAGGCCCTGCGTGCCGGGATTGCCGATTACTACCAGAAGCCGATTGACCTGGAGGAGTTGCTTGAAGGTTTGCAGCGTCAGGAGGTGGCGTTGCATGAGCGGCAAAAGACGCTGCAATTGGGGCATTTGAATCAGAAGCTGCAATACCTGTCCGAGTCGATCGATGATTTGTACCAGGACCTGGACAAGGTTCGGCGTACGCCGTATTCGTCGGCTTCGACGGATGACGGTGATGTCAGCGATGTGGATCGGGTGGAGATGCCGGCGATTTTCAATCAGCTGTCACCGCGGCAATTGGATGTGGCGCGGTTGGTGGGCAAGGGGCAGACCAATTATCAGATTGCCTGTGAGTTGGGGATTACCGAGAACACGGTGAAGTTGTATGTGTCGCAGGTTTTGCGGTTGACGCATATGCATAATCGGACGCAGTTGGCGTTGGCTTTGTCGCCTAGTAGTTCGGGGATGCGGCAGAGGGTTACGGCGCACTGA
- a CDS encoding DUF3613 domain-containing protein, whose product MKPTTLCCLGLLALPFASHAIDAGPASPQQQETEGWLQLQSRNTFASDKPQTASATERELAMQRWLKSFQHEIPAFFDQYEGGKVNSGAGE is encoded by the coding sequence ATGAAACCAACCACCCTCTGCTGCCTCGGCCTGCTGGCCCTGCCCTTCGCCAGCCACGCCATCGACGCCGGCCCGGCCTCACCGCAACAGCAGGAAACCGAAGGCTGGCTGCAACTGCAATCGCGCAACACCTTTGCCTCCGACAAACCACAAACCGCCAGCGCCACCGAACGTGAACTGGCGATGCAGCGCTGGCTGAAGAGCTTTCAGCACGAGATACCGGCGTTTTTTGATCAGTACGAGGGGGGGAAAGTGAATAGTGGGGCGGGGGAATAA
- a CDS encoding tetratricopeptide repeat protein: protein MKALIAGLSLLMLGGCASNGQTPWSALTDSASCGKLSSEQQLSLNLADDMAKDGKLHASLANLQSLPDNLADVRLRKAKVYRLLGRSEAEPLYRSLLGGCMAAEAEHGLGQLAAASGDHGQAQAHLQRAARLAPTDEKIRNDLGVVYLNQLRVEDAKFEFLTAIELKQSDQLAAVNLVTLLIYQDDWSRAAELVSRLGLSPAQVTEAQARAEKLKAPAKPGATIAAQVAAVTNPALQ, encoded by the coding sequence ATGAAAGCACTGATTGCCGGTTTGAGTCTGCTGATGCTGGGCGGTTGCGCGAGCAACGGCCAGACACCCTGGAGCGCCCTGACCGACTCCGCCAGTTGCGGCAAATTGAGTTCCGAACAACAGCTGTCGCTGAACCTCGCCGACGACATGGCCAAGGACGGCAAACTCCACGCCAGCCTGGCCAACCTGCAAAGCCTGCCGGACAACCTCGCCGACGTACGCCTGCGCAAGGCCAAGGTCTATCGTCTGCTGGGTCGCAGCGAAGCCGAACCGTTGTACCGCAGCCTGCTCGGTGGCTGCATGGCCGCCGAAGCCGAACACGGCCTGGGCCAACTCGCCGCCGCCTCGGGCGATCACGGTCAGGCACAAGCCCACCTGCAACGGGCCGCACGACTGGCGCCCACCGATGAAAAAATCCGCAACGACCTGGGCGTGGTGTACCTCAATCAATTGCGGGTCGAAGACGCCAAATTCGAATTCCTCACCGCCATCGAACTCAAGCAAAGCGATCAACTGGCTGCGGTGAATCTGGTGACTTTATTGATCTACCAGGACGACTGGAGCCGCGCCGCCGAACTGGTCAGCCGCCTCGGTCTGAGCCCGGCCCAAGTCACCGAAGCCCAGGCCCGCGCCGAGAAACTCAAGGCCCCGGCCAAACCCGGCGCCACCATTGCCGCCCAAGTCGCCGCCGTCACCAACCCGGCACTTCAGTAG